A window of Spartobacteria bacterium contains these coding sequences:
- a CDS encoding DUF3459 domain-containing protein produces MKYSNIPPFIHIQDLFSRLYGDQLANPCMARLHAMFNRYGIRQLDAPIRPFDENDSLLIAYGDTLTDNSSKADDTSPTPLRTLDTWCTKHLSGAINTIHILPFCPYSSDDGFSVIDYREVDPALGTWKDIQAMHQHFHLMFDLVLNHVSRQSSWFGDFVTGVAPYRDYFIQTDEFFNASKVVRPRSSALFSEVKTRLGTTNVWTTFSSDQIDLNYRNPDVLFEMLDILFFYIVQGAAVIRLDAIAYLWKESGTSCIHHTNTHTVVQLIRAVLTITAPHVRLLTETNVPHKENISYFGHCDEAQIIYQFTLPPLLLHTLLTENASVLTQWAKDLLPPPDGCTFLNFTASHDGIGVRPLENLLPDNEVKKLAQHVLQQGGKVSSKTNTDGTSSPYELNITYFDALTKNTDESYTTAADRFICSQLIMLSLQGIPALYFSSLFGGRNDYEKVKKTNMNRSINREKWDIDALDRLIKQPDTAHAAIFKTLIQALQLRRTTPAFSPLAVQQIISVNERVFAVLRGTQDQYVLCLFNISSQPFTLTQHPAMPKTPMYNLLNSEEVLKPSAPLVMPPFSSYWFVPSQP; encoded by the coding sequence ATGAAATACAGCAATATTCCGCCATTTATACATATTCAAGACCTGTTTTCTCGGCTGTACGGGGATCAGCTGGCGAATCCCTGCATGGCACGCCTGCATGCCATGTTTAACCGATACGGCATTCGGCAACTTGATGCACCAATCCGGCCTTTTGACGAAAACGACAGCCTGCTCATTGCGTATGGAGACACCCTCACGGACAACAGCAGCAAAGCAGACGACACATCCCCGACACCACTGCGAACCCTCGATACCTGGTGCACCAAACATCTAAGCGGAGCCATCAATACGATTCATATACTCCCCTTCTGTCCCTATTCCTCTGACGATGGATTCTCAGTCATCGATTATCGCGAAGTCGACCCTGCTCTGGGCACATGGAAAGATATTCAGGCCATGCACCAGCATTTCCATCTTATGTTTGACCTTGTGCTGAATCACGTATCCCGGCAGAGCTCCTGGTTCGGTGATTTTGTAACTGGAGTGGCCCCCTATCGTGATTACTTCATTCAGACCGATGAATTTTTCAATGCGTCGAAGGTGGTACGACCACGCAGCAGCGCCCTGTTCTCTGAGGTGAAAACCCGTCTTGGCACGACGAACGTCTGGACGACCTTCAGCAGCGATCAGATAGACCTGAATTATCGAAATCCTGACGTACTGTTTGAAATGCTCGACATCCTCTTTTTTTATATTGTTCAAGGAGCAGCAGTCATACGGCTCGACGCCATTGCCTACCTATGGAAAGAATCGGGGACATCCTGCATTCATCACACAAACACACACACTGTCGTCCAGCTCATCCGCGCAGTGCTGACCATCACGGCACCGCATGTACGACTGCTCACAGAAACCAATGTCCCGCATAAAGAAAACATCAGTTATTTTGGCCATTGTGATGAAGCGCAGATCATCTATCAATTCACCCTTCCGCCCCTGCTGCTGCATACCCTGCTCACTGAAAACGCCTCCGTTTTAACCCAATGGGCAAAAGACCTTCTTCCACCGCCGGACGGATGCACCTTTCTGAATTTTACGGCATCTCACGACGGAATCGGCGTGCGTCCGCTCGAAAACTTACTACCCGACAACGAAGTCAAAAAACTGGCACAGCATGTTCTGCAGCAAGGGGGAAAAGTATCCTCAAAAACAAATACCGACGGAACAAGCAGCCCGTATGAATTAAATATCACCTATTTTGATGCCCTGACAAAAAATACTGATGAATCCTACACGACCGCCGCAGATCGTTTCATTTGCTCACAGCTCATCATGCTCTCGCTTCAAGGTATTCCCGCCCTTTATTTCTCCAGCCTATTTGGTGGACGCAACGACTACGAAAAGGTCAAAAAAACAAATATGAATCGCAGCATCAACCGTGAAAAATGGGACATAGATGCATTGGATCGACTTATCAAGCAGCCAGATACGGCTCATGCCGCTATCTTCAAGACCCTGATACAGGCTCTTCAGCTGCGGCGCACCACTCCCGCCTTCAGTCCCTTGGCCGTACAGCAAATCATATCGGTCAACGAACGGGTGTTTGCCGTCCTCCGCGGCACACAGGATCAATATGTCCTCTGCCTGTTTAATATAAGCAGTCAACCCTTCACATTAACTCAGCATCCCGCCATGCCAAAAACCCCGATGTATAACCTGTTGAACTCAGAAGAAGTGTTAAAGCCCTCCGCACCGCTGGTAATGCCCCCCTTTTCATCTTATTGGTTTGTTCCGTCCCAACCATAA